One genomic window of Acidovorax radicis includes the following:
- a CDS encoding YbdK family carboxylate-amine ligase codes for MSLEAFNHSEPLTLGVELELQLVNTNDYDLAPYADDMLRLMAKTPLPGSVVPEMTNSMIEISTDICHSASEVLGQLTPIRDALVKSADKLNIAVVGGGTHPFQQWHERRIYDKPRFQELSQLYGYLSKQFTIFGQHVHIGCPDADAALLMLHRMSRYIPHFIALSASSPYVQGQDTAFDSARLNSVFAFPLSGRAPCVLTWTEFEQYFNKMTRTGVVKSMKDFYWDIRPKPEFGTIEIRVFDTPLTIERAAALAGFVQSLGAWFLADQPFIPEEDDYLVYTYNRFQACRFGMDAVYVDPATGDHMPLREHILHTMDKIAGHAALQGASSAMHMLRTEVEAGQNDARWLRERQREEQLLAEVSRQAAQRFRGGR; via the coding sequence GTGAGTCTTGAAGCCTTCAACCATTCCGAACCCCTGACGCTGGGCGTTGAGCTGGAGCTGCAGCTCGTCAACACCAACGACTACGACTTGGCGCCCTACGCCGACGACATGCTGCGCCTCATGGCCAAGACTCCGCTGCCCGGCAGCGTGGTGCCCGAGATGACGAACAGCATGATCGAGATCTCCACCGATATCTGCCATTCGGCCAGCGAGGTGCTGGGGCAACTCACGCCCATCCGCGATGCATTGGTCAAAAGCGCTGACAAGCTCAACATCGCCGTGGTAGGCGGGGGCACACACCCGTTCCAGCAGTGGCACGAGCGGCGCATCTACGACAAGCCCCGCTTTCAGGAGCTGTCGCAGCTGTACGGCTACCTCTCCAAGCAGTTCACCATCTTTGGCCAGCACGTGCACATTGGCTGCCCCGATGCCGACGCAGCCTTGCTCATGCTGCACCGCATGTCGCGCTACATTCCGCACTTCATCGCACTGTCGGCCTCCAGCCCTTACGTGCAGGGACAAGACACGGCGTTTGACTCGGCCCGGCTCAATTCAGTGTTTGCCTTTCCGCTGTCGGGCCGCGCGCCTTGTGTGTTGACCTGGACAGAGTTCGAGCAGTACTTCAACAAGATGACGCGCACCGGTGTGGTCAAGAGCATGAAGGACTTCTATTGGGACATTCGCCCCAAGCCCGAGTTCGGCACCATCGAGATCCGTGTGTTCGACACGCCGCTCACCATTGAGCGTGCGGCCGCCCTGGCCGGTTTTGTGCAGTCGCTCGGGGCATGGTTCCTGGCGGACCAGCCCTTCATTCCCGAAGAGGATGACTACCTTGTGTACACCTACAACCGCTTTCAGGCCTGCCGCTTTGGCATGGACGCGGTGTATGTGGACCCCGCCACCGGTGACCACATGCCCCTGCGCGAGCACATCCTGCACACCATGGACAAGATTGCGGGCCACGCGGCGCTGCAGGGTGCATCCAGCGCCATGCACATGCTGCGCACCGAGGTCGAGGCCGGGCAAAACGATGCGCGTTGGCTGCGTGAACGCCAGCGAGAGGAACAACTGCTTGCAGAAGTCAGCCGCCAGGCGGCACAGCGCTTTCGCGGCGGGCGCTGA
- the thiL gene encoding thiamine-phosphate kinase: protein MGEFDLIARYFTRPVQRAVLGVGDDCALLAPAPGMQLAISSDMLVEGRHFFADVDPEALGHKALAVNLSDLAACGARPLAFTLALALPRVDEAWLAGFSRGLLALADVHGCELVGGDTTQGPLNICITVFGEVPAGQALLRSGARPGDDIYVSGTLGDARLALEALLGHLTLPADLLARTRLRLERPTPRVALGQALRGVASSAMDVSDGLLGDLSHILKASGGGARIDTHITSNLIAACAYVSSATSPFGSKIIHQATLAGGDDYELVFTAPPDRRDAVAAASLAGNTPVTRIGTVLAQPGLQLVDAQGHLLTNSYASFDHFQ from the coding sequence ATGGGTGAATTCGATCTGATCGCGCGTTATTTCACGCGCCCCGTGCAGCGTGCCGTGCTGGGCGTGGGCGATGACTGCGCTTTGCTGGCGCCCGCACCGGGCATGCAACTGGCCATCTCCAGCGACATGCTGGTGGAGGGCCGCCACTTCTTTGCGGATGTAGACCCCGAGGCCCTGGGCCACAAGGCGCTGGCCGTGAACCTGTCAGACCTGGCCGCCTGTGGCGCCCGCCCGCTGGCGTTCACGCTCGCGCTGGCCTTGCCGCGTGTGGATGAGGCATGGCTGGCGGGGTTTTCACGCGGCCTGCTGGCGCTGGCCGATGTGCACGGCTGCGAGCTGGTGGGCGGCGACACCACGCAAGGCCCGCTCAATATCTGCATCACCGTGTTTGGCGAAGTGCCCGCCGGCCAGGCCTTGCTGCGCAGCGGCGCCCGCCCCGGTGACGACATCTATGTGAGCGGCACGCTGGGTGACGCGCGCCTGGCGCTTGAGGCGCTGCTGGGCCACCTCACCCTGCCGGCCGATCTGCTCGCGCGCACCCGGCTGCGGCTGGAACGGCCCACCCCCCGCGTCGCCCTGGGCCAGGCGCTGCGCGGTGTGGCCAGCAGCGCCATGGATGTGAGCGATGGGCTGCTGGGGGATTTGTCGCACATCCTCAAAGCGTCAGGCGGCGGGGCGCGCATCGACACCCATATCACTTCTAATTTGATAGCTGCTTGCGCTTATGTATCAAGCGCCACAAGCCCATTTGGCTCAAAAATCATTCACCAAGCCACCTTGGCCGGTGGTGACGACTATGAGCTGGTATTCACCGCGCCACCCGACCGCCGCGACGCCGTGGCCGCCGCATCGCTGGCCGGCAACACCCCCGTGACCCGCATTGGCACGGTATTGGCACAGCCTGGGCTGCAGCTGGTGGATGCCCAAGGCCATCTGCTGACGAACAGCTACGCCTCGTTCGACCATTTCCAGTGA
- a CDS encoding TRAP transporter substrate-binding protein, with amino-acid sequence MHRGLRAGWMFAVAAGLLVCAGSGMAQTRLRAWNIHPDGYPVTEAMKSFAQQVAKATQGRYQIEVFSNATLGDQPKAVQMLKSGEIDVAEFSSGPLSDAVPGIKVLNLPFLFTDSAHMFRHLDGKLGERFSANLQAAGFVVLGWYDGGSRSFYCAQRAPANIRDLAGASIRVQQSEIYTEMIKLLDAKPVALPFKEVLAGFEKGTIDCAENNMPSYESTGHYKLAKNVYVTNHVVSPEALVVSTALWGKLSAEDRKAFAEAGAQSALLMRDLWNKRVAQALETTAKQGAQFVRVKDISPFVRRMAPLYGKYMKDPTTREELLTIISK; translated from the coding sequence ATGCACAGGGGACTGAGAGCGGGGTGGATGTTCGCGGTTGCGGCCGGGCTGTTGGTGTGTGCGGGCTCTGGCATGGCGCAAACGCGCTTGCGCGCCTGGAACATCCATCCCGACGGTTATCCCGTCACCGAGGCGATGAAAAGCTTTGCGCAGCAGGTGGCCAAGGCCACACAGGGGCGCTACCAGATCGAGGTGTTCTCCAACGCCACGCTGGGCGATCAGCCCAAGGCCGTGCAGATGCTCAAAAGCGGCGAAATCGACGTGGCCGAGTTCAGCTCGGGCCCGCTGTCGGATGCCGTGCCGGGTATCAAGGTGTTGAACCTGCCATTTCTGTTCACCGACTCCGCCCACATGTTCCGCCACCTCGATGGCAAGCTGGGTGAGCGCTTTTCGGCCAACCTGCAGGCGGCTGGTTTTGTGGTGCTGGGCTGGTATGACGGTGGGTCTCGCTCGTTTTATTGTGCGCAGCGTGCGCCAGCCAACATCCGTGATCTGGCGGGTGCCTCCATTCGGGTGCAGCAGTCGGAGATCTACACCGAGATGATCAAGCTGCTCGATGCCAAACCCGTGGCACTGCCGTTCAAGGAGGTGCTGGCAGGGTTTGAGAAGGGCACGATTGACTGTGCCGAAAACAACATGCCGTCCTACGAATCCACCGGGCACTACAAACTGGCCAAGAACGTGTATGTGACCAACCATGTGGTCTCGCCCGAGGCCTTGGTGGTGTCTACCGCCCTGTGGGGCAAGCTCTCGGCTGAAGACCGCAAGGCATTTGCCGAAGCGGGCGCGCAGTCGGCCTTGCTCATGCGCGATCTCTGGAACAAGCGCGTGGCGCAGGCGCTGGAGACCACGGCCAAGCAGGGCGCGCAGTTTGTGCGTGTGAAAGACATCTCGCCGTTTGTGCGGCGCATGGCGCCGCTCTATGGCAAATACATGAAAGACCCGACCACGCGCGAAGAGCTGCTGACCATCATCTCGAAGTAG
- a CDS encoding TetR/AcrR family transcriptional regulator yields MSQRKHWLGGYPLLEHGLLHTDWSVTNSTVIIPTMQEKLVETLVFGPKEAEMKAPVRKRLAPQVRVPQILDAALVEFAERGFTAARMDDIAGRCGLSKGGLYAHFQSKDQIFKALLGRLLAPPAWQDLPPPAASAGPRALAQWITDGLYAALGQPASLAALRLLVAESARVEALVGLWERTVVQPQVAFLGETVAAYLVRDDREPSVLVREPWLVVAPIAHALLSQMIFGAGGMDHLERCRQGHIDLLCELLEPRWRADAPH; encoded by the coding sequence GTGAGTCAGCGTAAGCACTGGCTGGGTGGGTACCCGTTGCTGGAGCATGGACTACTGCATACCGACTGGTCGGTAACTAATTCCACGGTCATCATACCCACGATGCAGGAAAAATTGGTAGAAACCCTGGTTTTTGGACCCAAAGAGGCTGAAATGAAAGCCCCGGTGCGCAAGCGTCTGGCGCCACAGGTGCGGGTGCCGCAGATTCTGGATGCCGCTTTGGTGGAATTTGCGGAACGTGGTTTCACCGCTGCGCGGATGGACGACATTGCCGGGCGCTGCGGTTTGTCCAAAGGGGGGCTGTACGCGCATTTTCAGAGCAAGGATCAGATCTTCAAAGCCTTGTTGGGCCGGTTATTGGCCCCTCCGGCGTGGCAAGACCTGCCACCGCCTGCGGCCAGTGCAGGCCCGCGCGCATTGGCGCAATGGATTACCGATGGCCTGTATGCCGCCCTGGGGCAGCCTGCATCTTTGGCGGCACTGCGCCTGCTCGTGGCAGAAAGCGCCCGGGTAGAGGCCCTTGTGGGTCTGTGGGAGCGCACCGTGGTGCAGCCCCAGGTGGCTTTTTTGGGCGAAACGGTGGCGGCCTACCTCGTGCGTGATGACCGTGAGCCCAGTGTTCTGGTGCGCGAGCCGTGGCTGGTGGTCGCACCCATTGCGCATGCGCTGCTGTCACAAATGATTTTTGGGGCCGGTGGGATGGACCATCTGGAACGCTGCCGCCAGGGCCATATTGATCTGCTGTGCGAGTTGCTGGAGCCCCGCTGGCGCGCCGACGCTCCCCATTGA
- a CDS encoding PHA/PHB synthase family protein codes for MQNASFSPTTMAEQWDPLFHAALARRVSSLSQATPLLASTDWALHLATSPGKCMDLVRLALHQSETLARYARERMAAGPDRAARHAVEPPTTDRRFADPEWQQWPFNLLHQSFLLTEQWWAAATQGVWGVEKHHEDIVSFMARQMLDIFSPGNQLLTNPVVLRRTLAEGGTNLLRGAFNAADDMKRQATGAPPAGTDAFVVGRDVGITPGKVVLSNRLIELIQYAPSTGAVHPEPILIVPAWIMKYYILDLSPHNSLIKYLVDQGHTVFCISWKNPVAKDRDLGMDDYLELGFHAALDAVTTIVPHHKVHATGYCLGGTLLSIAAAAMARDGDNRLASLTLLAAQTNFSEPGELGLFIDESQLSLLDAQMNQTGFLKASQMAGAFQMLRSYDLLWSRMVNEYLLGDRAPVNDLMAWNADATRMPAKMHSQYLRRLFLHDDLSEGRYQVNGKPVALHDLTVPIFMVGTVTDHVAPWRSVYKLHQQSPADITFALTSGGHNAGVVNPPGNPHRHFQLLTRPAGGHTLTTDEWLATAPEEQGSWWTAWLAWLQARSGSPVEPPRMGARAYPPVADAPGNYVMEP; via the coding sequence ATGCAGAACGCTTCTTTTTCACCCACGACCATGGCAGAGCAGTGGGATCCGCTATTCCATGCGGCCTTGGCGCGGCGCGTCTCGTCCCTGTCGCAAGCCACGCCCCTGCTGGCATCCACCGATTGGGCGTTGCACCTGGCCACCTCGCCCGGCAAGTGCATGGACCTGGTGCGACTGGCCCTGCACCAGAGCGAAACCCTGGCCCGCTATGCGCGGGAGCGCATGGCGGCCGGCCCCGACCGCGCGGCCCGCCATGCGGTGGAGCCCCCGACCACCGACCGGCGCTTCGCAGACCCCGAATGGCAGCAGTGGCCGTTCAACCTCCTGCACCAGTCCTTTTTGCTGACCGAGCAGTGGTGGGCAGCGGCAACCCAGGGCGTCTGGGGCGTGGAAAAGCACCATGAAGACATCGTGTCGTTCATGGCACGGCAGATGCTGGATATTTTTTCTCCCGGCAACCAGTTGTTGACCAACCCGGTCGTGCTCCGGCGCACCCTGGCCGAGGGCGGAACCAACCTGCTGCGCGGCGCCTTCAACGCGGCGGATGACATGAAGCGCCAGGCCACGGGCGCACCGCCGGCTGGCACCGACGCGTTTGTGGTGGGCCGCGATGTGGGTATCACGCCCGGCAAAGTGGTGTTGAGCAATCGCTTGATCGAATTGATCCAGTACGCACCCAGCACGGGCGCGGTGCACCCTGAGCCGATCCTGATCGTGCCAGCGTGGATCATGAAGTACTACATCCTGGATCTGTCGCCGCACAACTCCCTGATCAAGTACCTGGTGGACCAAGGCCACACGGTGTTCTGCATCTCCTGGAAAAACCCGGTGGCCAAAGACCGGGACCTGGGTATGGACGACTACCTGGAGCTGGGCTTTCACGCGGCCTTGGACGCCGTCACCACCATCGTGCCCCACCACAAGGTACACGCCACCGGCTACTGCCTGGGTGGCACCCTGCTGTCTATCGCTGCGGCCGCCATGGCACGTGACGGGGACAACCGCCTGGCCTCGCTGACACTGCTGGCCGCGCAAACCAACTTCTCAGAGCCCGGCGAGTTGGGCCTGTTCATTGACGAGAGCCAACTGAGCCTGCTGGACGCACAAATGAACCAGACAGGCTTCCTCAAGGCCAGCCAGATGGCGGGCGCCTTTCAGATGCTGCGCTCGTACGATCTGCTGTGGTCGCGCATGGTCAACGAATACCTGCTGGGCGACCGCGCCCCCGTGAACGACTTGATGGCCTGGAACGCGGACGCGACGCGCATGCCCGCCAAAATGCACTCGCAGTACCTGCGCCGGCTGTTCCTGCATGACGACCTGAGCGAAGGCCGCTACCAGGTCAATGGCAAGCCCGTGGCACTGCACGACCTGACGGTACCGATTTTCATGGTCGGCACGGTAACCGACCACGTAGCACCTTGGCGCTCGGTCTACAAGCTGCACCAGCAAAGTCCCGCCGACATCACCTTCGCGCTGACCAGCGGCGGGCATAACGCCGGCGTCGTCAACCCGCCCGGCAACCCACACCGCCACTTCCAGCTCCTTACCCGCCCTGCGGGCGGCCATACGCTGACGACCGACGAATGGCTGGCCACGGCCCCCGAGGAACAAGGCTCGTGGTGGACAGCCTGGCTGGCATGGCTGCAGGCGCGCTCCGGGTCCCCCGTCGAGCCACCGCGCATGGGCGCTCGCGCCTACCCGCCGGTGGCCGATGCACCCGGCAACTACGTTATGGAGCCATGA
- a CDS encoding efflux transporter outer membrane subunit, translating to MNLFAKNLVAHHGTHALAAATLALSGCAPLAPPYATPALPVAPVYAENNVPTASAGDVPAWQNYFADPQLQALVTQALEHNRDIRATALRVAEARAAYGIQRADLLPTVVGQAGLDRSRVPADLNLTGRPLLGSQYQVGLGLASWEIDFWGRVRSLRDAALENYLATEAAQHAVTLGLIAQVANSYFILCELDERLALARQSSTSRQESLRIFTRRVEVGSASRLSLTQMQTLLTQAQALVAQLELARAQQANALVLLVGAGVALDPAGHRLDAQNLPPLRAGLPSELLTRRPDIIAAEHQLRAAHAQIGAARAAFFPRIALTGALGTASAELGGLFDSGSAAWTFSPSITVPIFSGGRLRSNLTLAEVRRELAVVNYEKAIQAAFRDVSDALAAQQWLARQRSIAQEALAVQAERARLSQLRYDHGASAFLDVLDAQRDLLVAQQQAVQAHRALLSNQVGLYVALGGGALTLAPSVPEPRKPDTP from the coding sequence ATGAACCTCTTCGCAAAGAACCTTGTCGCCCACCATGGCACGCACGCTCTGGCTGCGGCCACGCTGGCGCTGTCTGGCTGTGCGCCCCTGGCGCCACCCTATGCCACACCGGCGCTGCCGGTGGCCCCGGTCTATGCCGAGAACAATGTCCCCACGGCCAGCGCTGGCGACGTGCCCGCCTGGCAGAACTACTTTGCAGACCCCCAGCTGCAGGCGCTGGTGACACAGGCGCTGGAGCACAACCGCGATATTCGCGCCACAGCCCTGCGTGTGGCCGAGGCCCGCGCTGCCTATGGCATCCAGCGTGCCGATCTGCTGCCCACCGTGGTCGGCCAGGCGGGCCTGGATCGCTCCCGTGTACCGGCCGATCTGAATCTGACCGGGCGACCGTTGCTGGGCAGCCAGTACCAGGTGGGGCTGGGCCTGGCCAGCTGGGAGATCGACTTCTGGGGCCGTGTACGCAGCCTGCGCGATGCCGCCCTGGAGAACTACCTGGCCACCGAGGCCGCACAGCACGCCGTCACCCTTGGCCTGATTGCGCAGGTGGCCAACAGTTACTTCATCCTGTGCGAACTGGACGAACGCCTGGCTTTGGCCCGGCAAAGCAGCACCAGCCGCCAGGAGAGCCTGCGGATCTTCACGCGCCGCGTTGAAGTGGGCTCGGCCTCGCGCCTGAGCCTGACGCAGATGCAGACACTGCTGACCCAGGCCCAGGCCCTGGTCGCACAACTGGAGCTGGCGCGTGCCCAGCAAGCCAACGCACTGGTCTTGCTCGTAGGCGCCGGTGTGGCGCTTGATCCCGCCGGCCATCGACTGGACGCACAGAACTTACCCCCGCTGCGCGCGGGCCTGCCCTCCGAACTGTTGACCCGGCGCCCCGACATCATCGCCGCAGAGCACCAACTGCGGGCCGCCCACGCACAAATCGGGGCTGCGCGCGCGGCATTTTTCCCGCGCATTGCACTCACAGGGGCTTTGGGAACCGCCAGCGCCGAGCTGGGTGGCCTGTTCGACAGCGGCAGTGCGGCGTGGACGTTCTCACCCAGCATCACGGTGCCGATCTTCAGTGGTGGGCGCCTGCGCAGCAATTTGACCCTGGCCGAAGTGCGCCGCGAGCTGGCCGTGGTGAACTACGAAAAAGCCATCCAGGCCGCATTCCGAGACGTATCGGACGCGCTGGCAGCACAGCAGTGGCTGGCACGCCAGCGCAGCATTGCCCAGGAAGCGCTGGCAGTGCAGGCAGAACGCGCACGCCTTTCGCAGCTGCGGTATGACCACGGGGCCAGCGCTTTTCTGGACGTGCTGGACGCGCAACGCGACCTGCTCGTCGCCCAGCAGCAGGCGGTGCAGGCGCACCGGGCCCTGCTATCCAATCAAGTCGGGCTGTATGTCGCGCTGGGTGGCGGTGCGCTCACGCTCGCCCCTTCCGTGCCAGAGCCCCGAAAACCCGACACACCATGA
- a CDS encoding HlyD family secretion protein: MNPLLKNRLIPLSIVVAVLAAGAYAWTRMHPPGLGEGFASGNGRIEATEIDVAAKLGGRVQSIVVKEGEFVTAGQTLAHMQIDTLEASRDEAGARHQQAVTAVASAEAQVAVRESDRQAALAVVAQRQSELEAAQRRLARSQTLVREGASSDQEVDDDRARERSLQAAVVAAKAQAEAAQAAITAARTQVASARAAVTAAQATVARVKADINDSALVAPRSGRVQYRIAQPGEVIGGGGKVLNLVDLSDVYMTFFLPEAVAGRLALGSEVRIVLDAAPQLVIPAQVSFVASTAQFTPKTVETASERQKLMFRVKAQIAPELLQKHMKLVKTGLPGMAWLKLDADALWPAHLAIKLPE, encoded by the coding sequence ATGAACCCCCTCTTGAAGAACCGGCTGATTCCCCTTTCCATCGTGGTCGCCGTGCTCGCGGCGGGCGCCTATGCCTGGACGCGCATGCATCCACCGGGCCTGGGAGAGGGGTTTGCCAGCGGCAACGGCCGCATCGAAGCCACCGAGATCGACGTGGCGGCCAAGCTGGGCGGCCGCGTGCAGAGCATCGTGGTGAAGGAAGGCGAATTCGTCACCGCTGGCCAGACCCTGGCCCATATGCAAATCGATACCCTGGAAGCCTCACGCGATGAAGCCGGCGCGCGCCACCAGCAGGCCGTGACCGCCGTGGCCAGCGCCGAAGCCCAGGTGGCCGTGCGCGAAAGCGACAGGCAGGCCGCGCTCGCCGTGGTGGCGCAGCGCCAAAGCGAGCTGGAAGCGGCGCAGAGGCGCCTGGCCCGTTCGCAGACGCTGGTGCGCGAAGGCGCCTCATCCGACCAGGAGGTGGACGACGACCGGGCCCGCGAGCGCAGCCTGCAGGCGGCCGTGGTGGCGGCCAAGGCACAGGCCGAGGCCGCACAGGCGGCCATCACGGCGGCACGCACCCAGGTGGCCAGTGCGCGAGCCGCTGTGACGGCTGCACAAGCCACCGTGGCGCGCGTCAAGGCCGACATCAACGACAGCGCGCTGGTGGCGCCCCGCAGCGGCCGCGTGCAGTACCGCATCGCCCAGCCCGGCGAGGTGATCGGCGGCGGCGGCAAGGTGCTCAACCTGGTGGACCTGTCCGACGTCTACATGACCTTCTTCCTGCCCGAGGCCGTGGCAGGCAGGCTGGCACTGGGCAGCGAGGTGCGCATCGTTCTCGACGCAGCGCCGCAACTGGTGATTCCGGCCCAGGTGTCGTTTGTGGCCAGCACCGCGCAATTCACCCCCAAGACCGTTGAAACCGCCAGCGAGCGGCAAAAGCTGATGTTCCGCGTCAAAGCCCAGATCGCACCGGAGTTGCTGCAAAAACACATGAAACTGGTCAAGACCGGACTTCCCGGCATGGCCTGGCTCAAGCTGGACGCAGACGCCCTGTGGCCTGCCCACCTGGCCATCAAGCTGCCGGAGTAA